A genomic window from Cetobacterium somerae ATCC BAA-474 includes:
- a CDS encoding restriction endonuclease subunit S, translated as MKEIKPGYKETPIGILPRDWDVKRLGELLEFKNGINASKEQYGSGIKFINVLDILNNEYITFDKVVGKVNINQETLDKYDVNYGDILFQRSSETREEVGTASVYLDNNPNVTFGGFVIRGKKISDYFPIFLNKVLKNSAVRNQITSKAGGSTRYNVSQEILEGVLIPIPPKEEQEKIAQILMTWDEAIEKQEELIEQEKEFKKGMMQKIFSQKLRFKDENGNDYSEWEEKKLGETISFIVDNRGKTPPFQENGIPLIEVNSIGKKKIDYNIIKKYVSEEVYNNWFRKYLKKNDILFSTVGATGLCSIYDETIKSIIAQNIVGLRFEFQNHIFIFYLLTFEENNVKFKKIQMGAVQPSLKVTQMTEIKFLFPPLPEQEKIANFLSTIDEKIEVLEKKLEELKEQKKGLMQKLLTGEVRV; from the coding sequence ATGAAAGAGATTAAGCCAGGATACAAAGAAACTCCAATAGGAATACTACCAAGAGATTGGGATGTGAAAAGGTTAGGAGAGTTATTAGAATTTAAAAATGGAATTAACGCTTCAAAAGAACAATATGGTTCAGGAATTAAATTTATCAATGTTTTAGATATTTTAAATAATGAATATATAACTTTTGATAAAGTAGTGGGGAAAGTGAACATTAATCAAGAAACTTTAGATAAATATGATGTTAATTATGGTGATATTTTATTTCAAAGAAGCTCCGAGACAAGAGAAGAAGTAGGAACTGCAAGCGTTTATCTTGATAATAATCCTAATGTAACTTTTGGTGGATTTGTTATAAGAGGAAAGAAAATAAGTGATTACTTTCCAATATTTCTAAATAAAGTTTTAAAAAATTCTGCTGTAAGAAATCAAATAACTTCAAAAGCTGGGGGAAGTACAAGATATAATGTAAGTCAAGAAATTTTAGAAGGTGTTTTAATTCCAATTCCTCCAAAAGAAGAGCAAGAAAAAATAGCTCAAATTCTTATGACTTGGGATGAGGCAATTGAAAAACAAGAGGAACTTATAGAACAGGAAAAAGAGTTTAAAAAAGGGATGATGCAAAAAATCTTTAGCCAAAAGTTAAGATTTAAAGACGAAAATGGAAATGATTATTCTGAATGGGAAGAGAAGAAGTTAGGGGAAACAATAAGTTTTATTGTTGATAATAGAGGAAAAACACCTCCTTTTCAAGAAAATGGCATTCCCTTGATTGAAGTAAATAGTATAGGAAAGAAAAAAATTGATTATAATATAATAAAGAAATATGTAAGTGAAGAAGTTTATAATAATTGGTTTAGAAAATATTTGAAAAAAAATGATATTTTGTTTTCAACAGTTGGAGCAACGGGGTTGTGTTCAATATATGATGAAACAATAAAATCAATAATTGCTCAGAATATAGTGGGATTAAGATTTGAGTTCCAAAACCATATATTTATATTTTATTTATTAACATTTGAAGAAAATAATGTTAAATTTAAAAAGATCCAAATGGGAGCAGTTCAGCCTAGTTTAAAAGTCACTCAAATGACTGAGATTAAATTTTTATTTCCTCCTCTTCCAGAGCAAGAAAAGATAGCTAATTTCTTATCAACAATAGATGAGAAAATAGAGGTTTTAGAAAAGAAATTAGAGGAACTTAAAGAGCAGAAAAAAGGATTAATGCAAAAACTTCTTACTGGAGAGGTAAGGGTTTAA
- a CDS encoding Kiwa anti-phage protein KwaB-like domain-containing protein has translation MNIAYLNLLIDKISEDQTTQCLKVWLKENNQDFVKRVNIKADLKEIARNAIIKLIKKLGDNDEVEELNLENNLKNYYYIPINDVLKYEEIKTKILNCRTVIDDLAVLQNTDAKNLKAFIIEFEYLVNDKPKKIHLFIDFTRSLVFKKTKICLSKNGKYEELDIPYFTIPEADVAFALEEDEKFLVTKEKGFEVIFEFSEMYKNYAQNVITNFRHDRIFNLPCILNKVLSNKSHCKELYKVDKLRKYEDIDMTKLMELNITKDLGLTVNNDAWNISNSDNVKIVLSILNRKIGKDCLVNTDDFFIAHNKENI, from the coding sequence TTGAATATAGCTTATTTAAATTTATTAATTGATAAAATATCGGAAGATCAAACGACTCAATGTCTTAAAGTTTGGTTAAAAGAAAATAATCAGGATTTTGTAAAAAGAGTTAATATAAAAGCTGATTTAAAAGAGATTGCAAGAAATGCAATTATTAAGTTGATTAAAAAATTAGGCGATAATGACGAAGTAGAAGAGTTAAATTTAGAAAATAATTTAAAAAATTATTATTACATACCAATTAATGATGTGCTTAAATACGAAGAAATAAAAACTAAAATACTTAATTGCAGAACTGTTATAGATGATTTAGCAGTATTACAAAATACTGATGCAAAAAATTTAAAAGCGTTTATTATAGAGTTTGAGTATTTAGTTAATGATAAACCTAAAAAAATTCATTTATTTATTGATTTTACTAGAAGCTTAGTATTTAAAAAGACAAAAATCTGCCTATCTAAGAATGGTAAATATGAAGAATTAGATATTCCATATTTTACTATTCCAGAAGCTGATGTGGCTTTTGCTCTTGAAGAAGATGAGAAATTCCTTGTTACAAAAGAGAAGGGATTTGAAGTTATTTTTGAGTTCTCAGAGATGTATAAAAATTATGCTCAAAATGTTATAACTAATTTTAGGCATGATAGAATTTTTAATTTACCTTGTATTTTAAATAAAGTTCTTTCAAATAAATCTCATTGTAAAGAGCTTTATAAAGTTGATAAATTAAGAAAATATGAAGATATTGATATGACCAAATTAATGGAATTAAATATAACAAAAGACCTTGGATTGACTGTTAATAATGATGCTTGGAATATAAGTAATAGTGACAATGTAAAAATAGTTTTAAGCATTTTAAATAGAAAAATTGGAAAAGATTGTTTGGTAAATACAGATGATTTTTTTATAGCTCACAATAAAGAAAATATATAA
- a CDS encoding type I restriction endonuclease subunit R, producing MDTREIKTQKDVINLLKNMGYTYISPEDINKYKDREKDIILKKILKESLSRINTFIYRGEEFKFSERNINSAIDKIESIDGDSKVIINENIHRSLNLGESFKEEEQTGVGQSFSMKYIDFKNIENNVFHVTEEFIVQRVNQDEREKTRRPDLVLFVNGIPLGVIELKSALVSIKEGISQMIRNQGKDEIPDLFKYSQILLAGNASSYRYGTTETPEKFWSIWKEEDKKFEVPPVGNRSITEIDKGVFSFFEKNRFLEIIRNYIIYDKNVKKVARYQQYFAIKEILKKIKTFDNENKRGGGLIWHTQGSGKSLTMVMLAMAIKREVSGAKIVVVTDRKELDKQISKTFAHCDFGDVSNAESGRDLLLKIKQGKTMITTIINKFVTVRREKEEIKDNNVFLLVDEAHRSQSSDLHAAMKKVFPKGCYLGFTGTPLLKSEKSSFQKFGGLIHAYKIDEAVKDKAVLPLLYEGRLVDQWINDEKGMERKFELICKGLNEEQKKSLEEKWARFQKVASSEKRLEVIAMDINEHFKNNFKNTGFKGMIIAERKYPAVKYHEIFEEYGDVKTAFILSKEDTREGHEVVDGENKNYVAKKIAEKVKEFGSYEAYESWAIDEFLNGDEIDILIVADKLITGFDAPKAAVLYIDKQMKEHKLLQAIARVNRLATGKEFGYVLDYRGLLGNLDQALTSYTSLDGFDEDDLIGTVIDIKNEIAKIKTNYSHLTDLFKSVKNKDFEDFCVFLEDEKLREKFYLLFKEFSKSLKLVMGSEKTYEIISDEEMTKYKKDAAFYNKLRKAVRLRYYEDIDFGEYEGQMQKLLDTYISSGETNQLTKLMNIFHEDFDKEVSRLGGSRAKADTIRNALTKTIVEKREDNPVFYDSLVQKINKILEEYKNKRISEDEYLSSIKEIRTLLANEESSLQNSYPEELKNSGLGKALYDNVGEVFLESLNNKEKLVEFVVECTELLLKKSKKPDWETNVDVHNEIELEIEDKLWELQNSENVKFEIEESAEIIMSIGKSRLGKKG from the coding sequence ATGGATACTAGAGAGATAAAAACACAAAAGGATGTTATAAATCTTTTAAAAAATATGGGATATACTTATATATCTCCTGAAGATATAAATAAATATAAAGATAGAGAAAAGGATATTATTTTAAAGAAAATTTTAAAAGAAAGTTTGAGTAGAATAAATACATTTATATATAGAGGTGAAGAGTTTAAATTTTCAGAAAGAAATATTAATTCAGCTATAGATAAGATTGAATCAATAGATGGTGACTCTAAGGTTATTATAAATGAAAATATCCATAGAAGTTTAAATTTAGGGGAATCATTTAAAGAGGAGGAGCAAACTGGAGTAGGGCAATCTTTTAGTATGAAATACATAGACTTTAAAAATATTGAAAATAATGTTTTTCATGTAACTGAGGAGTTTATAGTTCAAAGGGTAAATCAGGATGAAAGAGAAAAAACTAGAAGACCTGATCTTGTTCTTTTTGTAAATGGAATCCCTTTGGGAGTAATTGAACTAAAGAGTGCCTTAGTTAGTATTAAAGAGGGTATATCTCAAATGATAAGAAACCAAGGAAAAGATGAAATACCAGACCTATTTAAATACTCTCAAATTCTTTTGGCTGGAAATGCAAGCTCATATAGATATGGAACTACTGAAACACCAGAAAAGTTTTGGTCTATTTGGAAAGAGGAGGATAAAAAATTCGAAGTTCCTCCAGTTGGAAATAGATCGATTACGGAGATTGATAAAGGAGTGTTTTCATTTTTTGAGAAAAATAGATTCTTGGAAATAATTAGAAACTATATCATTTATGATAAAAATGTAAAAAAGGTAGCAAGATATCAACAGTATTTTGCTATAAAAGAGATACTAAAAAAGATAAAAACATTTGACAATGAAAATAAAAGAGGTGGCGGGCTTATCTGGCATACTCAAGGTAGCGGAAAATCCTTAACTATGGTTATGTTAGCTATGGCTATAAAAAGAGAGGTAAGTGGAGCTAAAATAGTTGTTGTAACAGATAGAAAAGAGTTAGATAAACAGATTAGTAAAACTTTTGCTCATTGTGATTTTGGTGATGTCTCAAATGCTGAAAGTGGAAGAGATTTACTTTTAAAGATAAAGCAGGGTAAAACTATGATAACAACAATTATAAATAAGTTTGTCACTGTTAGAAGAGAGAAAGAAGAGATAAAAGATAATAATGTATTTTTGTTAGTTGATGAGGCACATAGAAGTCAAAGTAGTGATTTACATGCTGCTATGAAAAAAGTTTTCCCAAAAGGATGTTATTTAGGATTTACTGGAACACCACTTTTAAAAAGTGAAAAAAGTTCATTTCAAAAATTTGGTGGCTTAATTCATGCTTATAAAATAGATGAAGCTGTAAAGGATAAAGCTGTTTTACCTCTTCTTTATGAGGGAAGACTTGTAGATCAATGGATAAATGATGAAAAAGGGATGGAAAGAAAGTTTGAACTGATATGTAAAGGGTTAAACGAAGAGCAAAAGAAATCTTTAGAGGAAAAATGGGCTAGATTTCAGAAGGTAGCTAGTAGTGAAAAAAGGCTTGAAGTTATAGCTATGGATATAAATGAGCATTTCAAAAATAACTTTAAGAATACAGGATTTAAAGGGATGATAATTGCAGAAAGAAAATATCCAGCAGTAAAATATCATGAGATCTTTGAAGAGTATGGAGATGTAAAAACTGCTTTTATCTTATCTAAAGAGGATACTAGAGAAGGTCATGAAGTTGTGGATGGTGAAAATAAAAATTATGTAGCTAAAAAAATTGCAGAAAAGGTAAAAGAGTTTGGCTCATATGAGGCTTACGAAAGCTGGGCAATTGATGAATTTTTAAATGGTGATGAGATTGATATACTTATAGTAGCTGATAAACTAATAACAGGATTTGATGCACCCAAAGCAGCAGTACTATATATAGATAAACAGATGAAGGAGCATAAGCTTCTGCAAGCAATAGCTAGAGTTAATAGATTAGCAACAGGAAAAGAGTTTGGTTACGTTTTAGATTATAGAGGGCTTTTAGGTAACTTAGACCAAGCTTTAACTAGTTATACAAGTTTAGATGGTTTTGATGAGGATGATTTAATTGGAACTGTGATTGATATAAAAAATGAAATAGCTAAAATAAAAACAAACTATTCTCATTTAACAGATCTGTTTAAATCTGTAAAAAATAAAGATTTTGAAGATTTTTGTGTTTTTTTAGAAGATGAAAAGCTTAGAGAAAAATTCTATCTTTTATTTAAAGAGTTCTCAAAATCTTTAAAACTTGTAATGGGTAGTGAAAAAACTTATGAGATAATTTCAGATGAAGAGATGACAAAATATAAAAAAGATGCAGCTTTTTATAATAAACTTAGAAAAGCTGTAAGATTACGTTATTATGAAGATATAGATTTTGGAGAGTACGAAGGGCAGATGCAAAAACTTCTAGATACTTATATAAGCTCTGGAGAAACTAACCAGCTAACAAAATTAATGAATATATTTCATGAGGATTTTGATAAAGAGGTGTCTCGTTTAGGCGGAAGTAGAGCAAAAGCTGATACTATAAGAAATGCACTAACAAAAACTATTGTGGAAAAAAGAGAGGATAACCCTGTTTTTTATGACTCTTTAGTTCAAAAGATAAATAAAATTTTAGAAGAGTATAAAAATAAAAGAATTTCAGAAGATGAATATCTAAGTAGTATTAAAGAGATTAGAACGTTATTAGCTAATGAGGAAAGTTCTTTACAAAACTCTTATCCTGAAGAGTTAAAAAACTCTGGTTTAGGAAAAGCGTTATATGATAATGTTGGAGAAGTTTTTTTAGAGAGTTTAAACAATAAAGAAAAGTTAGTAGAGTTTGTAGTGGAATGTACTGAGTTACTTTTAAAAAAATCTAAAAAGCCAGATTGGGAAACAAATGTTGATGTACATAATGAGATTGAACTTGAAATTGAAGACAAACTTTGGGAGTTACAGAATTCTGAAAATGTGAAGTTTGAAATAGAGGAATCTGCAGAGATAATTATGTCTATTGGTAAGAGTAGATTAGGAAAAAAAGGATAA